One stretch of Emys orbicularis isolate rEmyOrb1 chromosome 7, rEmyOrb1.hap1, whole genome shotgun sequence DNA includes these proteins:
- the LOC135881039 gene encoding secreted frizzled-related protein 5-like — protein MALCYDIGYSEMRIPNLLEHETMAEVIQQSSSWLPLLARECHPDARIFLCSLFAPICLDRFIYPCRSLCEAVRNSCAPIMACYGYPWPEILNCNKFPADHNLCISTITDETTSSRRMPRASCRDCELEEASTAKEILENFCANDFTVKIRISRKNMTSTISAFDLDSKLEVLKHGPLLRAEIHPRLQHWLDLDATCVHNIMRGTHTGVYVISGEVQNDKVVVNKAYAWHKKNRNLQLAARRWKHHRCRA, from the exons ATGGCCTTGTGCTACGACATTGGATATTCAGAGATGCGCATCCCCAACCTGCTGGAACACGAGACTATGGCAGAAGTGATCCAGCAGTCTTCTAGTTGGCTGCCCTTGCTAGCCAGAGAGTGCCACCCAGATGCCAGGATCTTCCTCTGCTCACTCTTTGCACCTATCTGCTTGGACAG GTTCATCTACCCCTGCCGCAGCCTGTGTGAAGCTGTTAGGAACAGCTGTGCTCCAATCATGGCTTGCTATGGCTACCCATGGCCTGAAATCCTGAACTGCAACAAATTCCCTGCAGATCACAACTTATGCATTTCAACAATCACTGATGAAACCACTTCGAGCAGGAGAA TGCCCCGAGCCAGCTGTAGGGACTGTGAGCTCGAGGAAGCCAGCACCGCCAAGGAGATACTGGAAAACTTCTGTGCCAATGATTTCA CTGTGAAAATTAGAATCTCCAGGAAGAACATGACCTCCACCATCTCTGCTTTTGACCTGGACTCCAAACTGGAGGTTTTGAAGCATGGCCCCCTCCTCCGGGCGGAAATCCACCCAAGACTGCAGCACTGGCTGGACCTAGATGCCACCTGTGTTCACAACATCATGAGAGGTACACACACAGGAGTCTATGTCATCAGTGGAGAGGTGCAGAATGACAAGGTGGTCGTAAACAAGGCCTATGCATGGCACAAGAAGAACAGGAACCTGCAGCTGGCTGCGCGGCGATGGAAACATCACCGGTGCCGAGCATAG